Proteins encoded together in one Salmo salar chromosome ssa08, Ssal_v3.1, whole genome shotgun sequence window:
- the LOC100196840 gene encoding xeroderma pigmentosum, complementation group A (The RefSeq protein has 3 substitutions, 1 frameshift compared to this genomic sequence), with amino-acid sequence MDLLEPLTPMNDHAASPPSEPKAKNCNLSPAMRAKIERNRQRAVMLRQARLANRPSAGEGVGTSAKVAKTVDSGGGFFIEEEVETQRKVVHQPAPVIKADYLVCDHCDKSFMDSYLSNGFDLAVCDNRRDYEVKHKLISRTEAKQLYLLKDCDLDQREPVLRFVLRKNPLNPHWGDIKLYLRLQVEKRSLEVWGSEEALEEAKEAREENREVQKQKRFNKKVKELRCAVRRSMWTKGTSAHQHEYGPEELVDEEEDLYRKVCNTCGHELTYEKM; translated from the exons ATGGATCTGTTGGAGCCCCTCACGCCGATGAATGATCATGCTGCTTCTCCTCCTTCAGAGCCCAAAGCCAAGAACTGCGATCTGTCCCCCGCTATGAGAGCCAAGATCGAACGGAACAGACAGCGGGCTGTGATGCTGAGGCAAGCCCGACTGGCCAACAGACCATCGGCTGGAGAGGGG GGAACCTCGGCTAAAGTCGCCAAGACAGTCGACTCTGGTGGAGGGTTCTTCATTGAAGAAGAAGTGGAGACGCAAAGGAAAGTGGTGCATCAACCAG CCCCTGTGATAAAGGCAGACTATCTGGTGTGTGATCACTGTGACAAGTCGTTTATGGATTCCTACCTTAGCAACGGCTTCGATCTGGCAGTCTGTGACAACTGCAG AGACTACGAGGTTAAACACAAGCTGATATCCCGTACGGAGGCTAAGCAGCTCTACCTACTGAAGGACTGTGACCtggaccagagggagccagtgcTGAGGTTTGTCCTGAGGAAGAACCCACTCAACCCTCACTGGGGAGACATCAAACTCTACCTCAGGCTGCAG GTGGAGAAGCGCTCCTTAGAGGTGTGGGGCTCTGAGGAGGCCCTGGAGGAGGCCAAGGAAGCAAGAGAGGAGAACAGGGAGGTGCAGAAGCAGAAGCGCTTCAACAAAATAGTCAAAG AGCTGCGTTGTGCGGTGAGGAGAAGCATGTGGACCAAGGGAACCAGTGCTCACCAGCACGAGTACGGCCCTGAGGAACTagtggatgaagaggaggatcTCTACAGGAAGGTCTGTAACACCTGTGGACACGAACTGACCTATGAGAAGATGTAG